The genomic window TCGAGATCGTGGCCGGGGAGCGCCGCTGGCGCGCCAGTCAGCTCGCCGGGCTGACCGAACTGCCTGTGATCATCCGGGACCTCGGGGACCGCGAGGCGCTGGAGATCGCGATCGTGGAGAACCTCCAGCGTGAGGACCTGGGCGCGCTGGAAGAGGCCCGCGCCTACCAGGCGCTCATGGAGCAGGGCCTGAATCAGGAGGGCGTGGCGCAGGCGGTCGGTAAGAGCCGCAGCGCCGTGTCGAACGCGCTGCGCCTGCTGACGCTGCCCACCCCGGCCCTGCGGGCGCTGGATGACGGGCAGATCAGTGCCGGGCACGCCCGCGCGATTCTTGCGCAGCCCGACACGGACCGCGCCTGGGCGCTGGAGCAGATCACGGCGCGCAGCCTGAGTGTCCGCGAGGCCGAGGCCCTCAAGCGTGAGAGGCGCGAGCCCACGCCGATCAAGGTGAACCCGCCGCGTGCTTTCCGTCAGGTGGAGCTTGACCTGAGCCGCCGCACCGGCACCCGCGTGCGCATCACGGGCGAGGACAAGGGCCGCGTGGAACTAAACTACGCGTCTCGCGAGGAACTCGACCGGATTCTGGAGATCCTGGGCTACGCCGCCGAGGAATAACGGCGAAGTCAGCGACAAAAGGCGAGAGGCGGCCCCCGGTAACTGGGGCCGCCTCTCGGTCACGCGGTCAGCGGGTGCCGACGAGGTAGATGTTCGGCCAGGGGCGGTAGGTGCTCTTGAGGGTGTCCTGCTTGAAAGCCTTGCCGTCCCGCATGAACTTGCGGGTGACCTCGATCACGGCGCCGGGCGCCGCCCAGTCCACCTGCTTGCGCTGCCCCCTGGCCAGCGTGGCGTCCGGGATCAGCCGGT from Deinococcus radiotolerans includes these protein-coding regions:
- the parB gene encoding ParB/RepB/Spo0J family partition protein ParB, encoding MSKKSSLGRGLDALLGKPAESAPGAQVQSLRIEKIVQAAYQPRQVFTPESLAELAQSIRDKGVLQPLLVRPRDDHFEIVAGERRWRASQLAGLTELPVIIRDLGDREALEIAIVENLQREDLGALEEARAYQALMEQGLNQEGVAQAVGKSRSAVSNALRLLTLPTPALRALDDGQISAGHARAILAQPDTDRAWALEQITARSLSVREAEALKRERREPTPIKVNPPRAFRQVELDLSRRTGTRVRITGEDKGRVELNYASREELDRILEILGYAAEE